A section of the Akkermansia muciniphila genome encodes:
- a CDS encoding sulfatase-like hydrolase/transferase encodes MFAPFSRFLALLLMFSGCLGWAAPAPALGRPNILFILVDDLGWGDLGVFHQNRRAREGKPAIQTPALDRMAAEGIQLCRHYAGSPVCAPSRASLFSGVHQGHARVVRDNTFDMPLEDALTLPAMLKKAGYATALIGKWGIGGGTECGGNPGESTAFPDKRGFDYFFGHLDHIGAHRHYAADDPADRRSQTGTNVIWDMHENITKSCTNSYSTDLFTARAKKWIVDHRKKSRGQPFFLALTFTAPHSALEVPTQAYPAGGGLNGGLQWLGKKGELINTANGVRNSYVYPRYASQKWPEGAKKHASMIARIDDAVGDLLKLLSDLKIDKNTIVVFTSDNGPHNEGSFIGPTQDPNFFESYGPFDGIKRDTWEAGIRVPAIVRWPAAIPSGRVSHAPSQFHDWMATFAEAGGMPVPAKTDGVSILPTLTGKGKQKPGILYVEYNVKGKTPNYKNFLPEHRNVSRLQQQIIYAGRYKGVRQNIRSHEDPFQIYDIEKDPRESRNLAETPEGRKYGDYFRKRVLQVRRIYDYDNSVRGCLAGRPYDSVPVPPLEKGGEIGGKLAFRLLSSKACPWVPKPEAVRGYENLAVTETSGCLVPDGISRQPFCGEWKGFLSVPETGVYTFFLETDSNDGSKSFVRLHDMQLVDADFHYKPGDRADSSSAVGTTECSPETGKKGVPLAKGAHPVSIGYVHGAGASKAGLKLMWSRDGGAPEEIPASCFSMSAK; translated from the coding sequence ATGTTTGCGCCGTTCTCCCGTTTTCTTGCCTTGCTTCTGATGTTTTCGGGCTGCCTGGGATGGGCGGCCCCCGCTCCTGCGCTGGGACGGCCCAACATTCTCTTTATCCTGGTTGACGATCTGGGCTGGGGGGATCTTGGGGTGTTCCACCAGAACCGCCGTGCTCGTGAAGGGAAGCCCGCCATTCAGACTCCGGCCCTCGACCGGATGGCTGCGGAGGGAATTCAGTTGTGCAGGCATTATGCGGGTTCTCCCGTCTGCGCCCCTTCGCGCGCCTCGCTGTTTTCCGGTGTCCATCAGGGGCATGCCCGCGTGGTGAGGGACAATACGTTTGACATGCCCCTGGAGGATGCGCTGACGTTGCCGGCCATGTTGAAGAAAGCCGGATATGCAACGGCGCTGATCGGCAAATGGGGGATTGGAGGCGGAACGGAATGCGGAGGCAATCCCGGAGAGTCCACGGCTTTTCCCGACAAAAGGGGCTTTGATTATTTCTTCGGCCATCTGGACCACATCGGAGCGCACCGGCACTATGCGGCGGATGATCCCGCGGACCGCCGTTCCCAGACGGGTACCAACGTGATCTGGGACATGCATGAAAACATCACCAAATCCTGTACGAATTCCTATTCCACGGATTTGTTTACGGCCCGTGCCAAGAAATGGATCGTGGACCACAGGAAAAAATCAAGGGGCCAGCCGTTTTTCCTTGCGCTGACTTTTACCGCTCCCCACTCCGCGCTGGAAGTACCCACGCAAGCCTATCCCGCCGGCGGCGGCCTGAACGGCGGATTGCAGTGGCTGGGTAAAAAGGGGGAATTAATCAATACGGCCAACGGCGTGCGCAATTCATACGTTTATCCCCGGTATGCCTCCCAGAAATGGCCGGAGGGAGCAAAAAAGCATGCTTCCATGATAGCCCGGATTGACGATGCCGTGGGGGATTTGCTCAAACTCCTCTCCGATTTGAAAATAGATAAAAACACGATCGTGGTTTTTACCTCCGATAACGGCCCCCATAATGAAGGCAGTTTCATAGGCCCTACGCAGGACCCCAACTTTTTCGAGTCTTATGGCCCGTTTGACGGAATCAAAAGGGATACCTGGGAGGCCGGCATCAGGGTTCCGGCTATTGTGCGCTGGCCGGCGGCCATTCCTTCAGGCCGCGTTAGCCATGCTCCCAGCCAGTTCCATGACTGGATGGCCACGTTTGCAGAGGCCGGAGGGATGCCGGTTCCGGCAAAAACGGATGGAGTCTCCATCCTGCCCACCCTCACGGGGAAAGGTAAGCAGAAGCCGGGCATTCTTTATGTGGAATATAACGTGAAGGGAAAAACGCCCAATTATAAAAACTTCCTTCCGGAGCACCGGAACGTTTCCAGGCTCCAGCAGCAGATTATTTATGCAGGCAGGTACAAGGGCGTCAGGCAGAATATCCGTTCCCACGAGGATCCCTTCCAGATTTATGATATTGAAAAAGACCCCAGGGAATCCCGCAATCTGGCGGAGACGCCGGAGGGCAGGAAATACGGGGACTATTTCAGGAAAAGGGTATTGCAGGTCAGGAGGATTTATGACTATGACAATTCCGTCCGCGGCTGTCTGGCTGGCAGGCCTTATGATTCCGTCCCCGTGCCGCCTCTGGAGAAGGGCGGGGAAATAGGCGGAAAACTGGCGTTCAGGCTTCTTTCCTCCAAGGCGTGTCCCTGGGTGCCCAAGCCGGAGGCGGTCAGGGGGTATGAAAACCTTGCGGTGACGGAGACTTCCGGTTGTCTTGTTCCGGACGGCATTTCCAGACAGCCTTTTTGCGGGGAATGGAAGGGGTTTCTGAGCGTGCCGGAAACGGGAGTTTATACCTTTTTCCTGGAAACGGATTCCAATGACGGTTCCAAATCCTTTGTGCGCCTGCATGACATGCAATTGGTGGATGCCGATTTTCATTATAAGCCGGGAGACCGGGCGGATTCCTCTTCCGCCGTGGGAACGACGGAATGCAGCCCGGAGACCGGCAAGAAGGGAGTGCCCCTGGCAAAGGGGGCGCACCCCGTCAGCATCGGGTACGTGCATGGGGCGGGCGCTTCAAAGGCCGGGCTCAAGCTGATGTGGTCGCGGGACGGGGGCGCCCCGGAAGAAATTCCGGCATCCTGTTTCTCCATGTCCGCAAAGTAA
- the ahcY gene encoding adenosylhomocysteinase: protein MFSETEQYKVRDISLADFGRKELDIAEHEMPGLMAVREKYADARPLEGVRIMGSLHMTVQTAVLIETLVALGASVRWASCNIFSTQDHAAAAIAKSGTPVFAWKGETLREYWDCTWKAMNFPDGLGPQLIVDDGGDATLLIHRGYEMEEGSGWVDTPSESEEEEVIKDLLKKIAAETPGIFHRWLPELKGVSEETTTGVHRLYQMQAAGRLLIPAINVNDSVTKSKFDNLYGCRESLVDGIKRATDVMIAGKVAVVCGYGDVGKGCAQSLRGMGAQVVVTEIDPICALQAAMEGYRVLTVEDTLGWADIYVTTTGNCGIIRIEHMEKMKDQAIVCNIGHFDNEIQVHKLQTYPGIKHLNIKPQVDRYTFPSGNSLYLLAEGRLVNLGCATGHPSFVMSNSFANQVLAQLELWNTRENRPVGVEVLPKVLDEEVARLHLGKIGCKLTVLRPEQADYIGVPVEGPYKPDFYRY from the coding sequence ATGTTTTCAGAAACGGAACAATACAAGGTGCGCGATATCAGCCTGGCGGATTTCGGACGCAAGGAACTGGACATTGCGGAACATGAAATGCCCGGCTTGATGGCCGTGCGTGAAAAGTACGCGGACGCCAGGCCCCTGGAGGGCGTGCGCATCATGGGCTCCCTGCACATGACGGTGCAGACGGCCGTGCTGATTGAAACGCTGGTGGCCCTGGGCGCCTCCGTCCGCTGGGCAAGCTGCAATATTTTCTCCACGCAGGACCACGCCGCCGCCGCCATTGCTAAATCCGGCACGCCCGTGTTCGCCTGGAAGGGGGAAACGCTCCGGGAATACTGGGACTGCACCTGGAAGGCCATGAACTTTCCGGACGGCCTGGGCCCTCAGCTGATTGTGGATGACGGCGGAGACGCCACCCTGCTCATCCACCGCGGGTATGAGATGGAGGAAGGCTCCGGCTGGGTGGACACCCCGTCAGAGTCGGAGGAAGAGGAAGTCATCAAGGACCTCCTGAAAAAGATTGCCGCGGAAACTCCGGGCATTTTCCACCGCTGGCTGCCCGAGCTGAAGGGAGTTTCCGAGGAAACGACCACCGGCGTGCACCGCCTGTACCAGATGCAGGCCGCGGGACGCCTGCTGATTCCGGCCATCAACGTGAACGATTCCGTGACCAAGTCCAAGTTTGACAACCTGTACGGCTGCCGCGAGTCCCTGGTGGACGGCATCAAGCGCGCCACGGACGTCATGATCGCCGGAAAGGTGGCCGTGGTCTGCGGCTACGGGGACGTTGGCAAGGGCTGCGCCCAGTCCCTGCGCGGCATGGGCGCCCAGGTGGTCGTGACGGAAATAGACCCCATCTGCGCGCTCCAGGCCGCCATGGAAGGCTACCGCGTACTGACGGTGGAAGACACGCTGGGCTGGGCGGACATTTACGTGACCACCACGGGGAACTGCGGCATCATCCGCATTGAGCACATGGAAAAGATGAAGGACCAGGCCATTGTGTGCAACATCGGCCACTTCGACAATGAAATCCAGGTGCACAAGCTCCAGACCTATCCCGGCATCAAGCACCTGAACATCAAGCCGCAGGTGGACCGTTACACGTTCCCGTCCGGCAACAGCCTTTACCTGCTGGCGGAAGGCCGCCTGGTCAATCTGGGCTGCGCCACGGGGCACCCCAGCTTCGTGATGTCCAACAGCTTCGCCAACCAGGTTCTGGCGCAGCTGGAACTGTGGAATACCCGTGAAAACCGCCCCGTGGGCGTGGAAGTGCTTCCCAAGGTGCTGGATGAGGAGGTGGCGCGCCTGCACCTCGGCAAGATCGGCTGCAAGCTTACCGTCCTGCGTCCGGAACAGGCGGACTACATCGGCGTTCCGGTGGAAGGGCCGTACAAGCCTGACTTTTACAGGTATTAG
- a CDS encoding ArsR/SmtB family transcription factor translates to MKSILKTLKLLTDPTRLRIINVLNEESLSVAELQEILGMGQSRISTQLAQLRQEGVVEDTRSGKNVFYTLSLANDLHNVALKACEELPEAETDKKALQVILDKRKNRTQAYFDEVVCRLGKNYAPGRSWKALAGALLRILNYDVVADLGAGEGFVSQLISPSAKQVIAVDNSPSMVELGQELARKHGLDNLEYRLGDIETPPIDPGTVDLALLSQALHHAQKPVKALEAAWTILKPGGCLVVLDLLQHGQEEARDLYADRWLGFTPAALESMLKEAGFRNIHTDIVDREPEPPHFQTLMAAAWKP, encoded by the coding sequence ATGAAGTCAATCCTAAAAACGCTCAAACTCCTGACGGACCCCACCCGCCTGCGCATCATCAACGTTCTGAATGAAGAATCCCTGAGCGTTGCGGAGCTTCAGGAAATTCTCGGCATGGGGCAGAGCCGCATCTCCACGCAGCTTGCCCAGCTCCGGCAGGAAGGAGTGGTGGAGGACACCCGCTCCGGGAAAAACGTTTTTTACACCCTCTCCCTGGCCAACGACCTGCACAACGTGGCCCTGAAAGCCTGCGAGGAACTACCGGAGGCGGAAACGGATAAAAAAGCGCTCCAGGTCATTCTGGACAAGCGCAAGAACCGCACGCAGGCCTACTTTGACGAAGTGGTGTGCCGGCTGGGCAAGAACTACGCGCCGGGCCGTTCCTGGAAGGCGCTGGCCGGAGCCCTGCTCCGCATCCTGAACTATGACGTGGTGGCGGACCTGGGCGCCGGGGAAGGCTTCGTCTCCCAGCTCATTTCCCCCAGCGCCAAGCAGGTGATCGCCGTGGACAACTCCCCCAGCATGGTGGAGCTGGGGCAGGAACTGGCGCGAAAGCACGGGCTGGATAATCTGGAATACCGCCTGGGCGACATTGAAACGCCGCCCATTGATCCCGGCACCGTGGACCTGGCCCTGCTCAGCCAGGCCCTGCACCATGCCCAGAAGCCGGTCAAGGCGCTGGAAGCCGCCTGGACCATCCTGAAACCGGGCGGCTGCCTGGTGGTGCTGGACCTCCTCCAGCACGGACAGGAGGAGGCGAGGGACCTGTACGCGGACCGCTGGCTGGGCTTCACGCCCGCCGCGCTGGAAAGCATGCTCAAGGAAGCCGGATTCCGGAACATCCATACGGACATTGTGGACAGGGAACCGGAACCGCCCCATTTCCAGACCCTGATGGCCGCTGCCTGGAAACCGTAA
- a CDS encoding protoporphyrinogen/coproporphyrinogen oxidase, whose translation MMKYAVIGAGVSGLSMAGMLLKKGHEAVVYEKDSRPGGLIKCAEVQGHLYHLVGGHVFNSRRQEVLDWFWSRFDKERDFVSARRRAVISLEGGEVVDYPIENHLDQFPETVRSSIVHELLELYRNPPAEPRSLGEFFRNRFGKTLNDLYFTPYNNKVWRQDINGIAMDWLEDKLPMPTVAEILLNNIGRINESAMVHSSFFYAKRGGSQFLADTLAHGLKVVYRAEAADIRPENGKWRVQGELFDRVVFTGNARRLADCFPGVDELRPLLPRISALRSHGTTSVLCRIDPNDYSWIYMPSPAHRSHRIICTGNFSRNNNNGAVTTATIEFSEKMTEEEIRAQLELIPFSPAYLAHHWEEYTYPVQDASSRALIRELKERLEPRGIYLLGRFAEWEYYNMDAAIGAAMDLDKRLDAELQP comes from the coding sequence ATGATGAAATATGCTGTGATCGGGGCCGGAGTTTCCGGATTATCCATGGCCGGAATGCTGTTGAAAAAAGGGCATGAGGCAGTGGTGTACGAGAAGGACAGCCGGCCCGGCGGCCTGATCAAGTGCGCGGAGGTGCAGGGCCATTTGTACCACCTGGTGGGCGGTCATGTGTTCAATTCCCGGCGGCAGGAGGTATTGGACTGGTTCTGGTCCCGGTTTGACAAGGAGCGTGATTTTGTTTCCGCCCGCCGCCGTGCCGTCATCTCCCTGGAGGGAGGGGAGGTGGTTGATTATCCCATTGAGAACCACCTGGACCAGTTCCCGGAGACCGTCCGTTCCTCCATTGTCCATGAACTTCTGGAGCTTTACAGGAATCCCCCTGCGGAACCCCGTTCCCTGGGAGAATTTTTCCGGAACCGTTTCGGGAAGACCTTGAACGACCTTTATTTCACGCCCTACAACAACAAGGTGTGGCGGCAGGACATCAACGGAATCGCCATGGACTGGCTGGAAGACAAGCTGCCCATGCCTACCGTGGCGGAAATTCTGCTGAACAATATCGGACGGATTAATGAAAGCGCCATGGTGCACAGCTCCTTCTTTTATGCAAAGCGCGGCGGTTCCCAGTTTCTGGCTGATACGCTGGCGCATGGCTTGAAGGTCGTTTACCGGGCGGAGGCCGCGGACATCCGTCCGGAGAATGGAAAATGGCGCGTGCAGGGAGAGTTGTTTGACAGGGTGGTTTTTACAGGGAATGCCAGGCGGCTTGCGGACTGCTTCCCCGGCGTGGATGAACTGCGCCCGTTGCTTCCCCGGATTTCGGCATTGCGTTCCCACGGCACCACCTCCGTGCTGTGCCGGATTGACCCCAATGACTATAGCTGGATTTACATGCCTTCCCCGGCCCACCGTTCCCACCGCATCATCTGCACAGGGAATTTTTCCAGGAACAATAATAACGGCGCCGTCACTACCGCCACCATTGAGTTTTCCGAGAAAATGACGGAAGAGGAAATCCGGGCGCAGTTGGAGCTCATCCCCTTCTCCCCCGCCTACTTGGCCCATCACTGGGAGGAATACACCTATCCCGTGCAGGATGCGTCCAGCCGCGCCCTGATCCGGGAGCTGAAGGAGCGCCTGGAACCCAGGGGCATTTACCTGCTGGGGCGTTTTGCGGAGTGGGAATATTACAACATGGATGCGGCCATCGGCGCCGCCATGGACCTGGATAAGCGGCTGGACGCGGAGCTTCAGCCGTAA
- a CDS encoding sulfatase family protein: protein MRPLKTIIAGTLALLAAAPLMAQTKAAGNKKPNILFIITDDHAYQTLGTSKNDSPVALPNFNKLGRQGMVFDRSYCANSLCGPSRACILTGRHSHMNGFVFNGQRPLDGSQPTYPKMLQKAGYQTGLFGKWHLESDPTGFDTWEIFPGQGSYYNPDFISLKPNGKRQTKRFPGYATDVVTDKSIQWLENRDKDKPFLLVVGHKAPHRAWCPALRHLGKVNTSKLTPPANFHDDYANRPEFLKKNQQTVARHMAIYSDLKVLKDQVPEDMRKSIVSPGYGWDLGELNRMTPEEKKTWTNYYAKRTKSLVDGMKSGKLKDPKAFAEWKWHAYMEDYLGCLLSVDDSIGRLMKYLDKEGLSKDTLVIYCGDQGFYMGEHGMYDKRWIFEESLRMPLIMRWPGKIPAGIRNNTMVQNIDYAPTIVSAAGADTPENMNTFQGVSLLPTATTGKKPNDWRDAIYYCFYENPGEHNAPRHDGIRTDRYTLSYIWTSDEWMLFDMEKDPMQMKNVINDPAYKSTVEKLKKRYNELRKAYKVPENCPGGKGTPIPKFDASW, encoded by the coding sequence ATGAGACCCTTAAAAACCATCATCGCCGGGACTCTGGCCCTGCTGGCGGCAGCCCCCCTCATGGCCCAGACCAAGGCTGCGGGGAATAAAAAGCCGAACATCCTCTTCATCATTACGGATGACCACGCCTACCAGACGCTGGGCACCTCCAAGAACGATTCCCCCGTCGCGCTACCCAACTTCAACAAGCTGGGCAGGCAAGGCATGGTCTTTGACCGCAGCTACTGCGCCAACTCCCTCTGCGGCCCCTCCCGCGCCTGCATCCTGACCGGAAGGCACTCCCACATGAACGGTTTCGTCTTCAACGGCCAGAGGCCGCTGGACGGCTCCCAGCCCACCTACCCCAAAATGCTGCAAAAAGCCGGCTACCAGACGGGCCTGTTCGGCAAATGGCACCTGGAATCCGACCCCACCGGCTTTGATACGTGGGAAATCTTCCCTGGCCAGGGCAGTTACTACAATCCGGATTTCATCAGCCTCAAGCCGAACGGGAAGCGCCAGACGAAGCGCTTTCCCGGCTACGCCACGGACGTGGTCACGGACAAATCCATCCAGTGGCTGGAAAACCGGGACAAGGACAAGCCCTTCCTTCTCGTCGTAGGCCACAAGGCCCCCCACCGCGCCTGGTGTCCCGCCCTGCGCCACCTGGGCAAGGTGAACACGTCCAAGCTGACGCCGCCCGCCAACTTCCATGACGACTACGCCAACCGCCCGGAATTCCTGAAGAAAAACCAGCAGACCGTCGCCAGGCACATGGCGATTTATTCCGACCTCAAGGTGCTCAAGGACCAGGTGCCGGAAGACATGCGCAAGAGCATCGTCTCCCCCGGCTACGGCTGGGACCTGGGCGAACTGAACCGCATGACCCCGGAAGAAAAGAAAACCTGGACGAACTACTACGCCAAGCGCACCAAGTCCCTGGTGGACGGCATGAAATCCGGGAAGCTAAAAGACCCGAAAGCCTTTGCTGAATGGAAATGGCATGCCTACATGGAAGACTATCTGGGCTGCCTGCTTTCCGTGGACGACAGTATTGGCCGCCTGATGAAATATCTGGACAAGGAAGGCCTTTCCAAAGACACACTGGTCATCTACTGCGGCGACCAGGGCTTCTACATGGGCGAACACGGCATGTACGACAAGCGCTGGATTTTTGAAGAATCTCTCCGCATGCCCCTCATCATGAGATGGCCCGGCAAAATTCCCGCAGGCATCCGCAACAACACCATGGTGCAGAACATTGACTACGCTCCCACCATCGTTTCCGCGGCTGGAGCGGATACCCCGGAAAACATGAATACCTTCCAGGGCGTTTCCCTGCTTCCCACGGCTACCACGGGCAAGAAGCCCAATGACTGGAGAGATGCCATCTACTACTGCTTCTACGAGAATCCCGGCGAACACAACGCCCCGCGCCATGACGGCATCCGGACGGACCGCTATACGCTCTCCTATATCTGGACCAGTGACGAATGGATGCTTTTTGACATGGAAAAGGATCCCATGCAGATGAAAAACGTCATTAACGATCCCGCCTACAAGTCCACCGTGGAAAAACTTAAGAAGCGCTATAACGAACTCCGCAAGGCCTACAAGGTCCCGGAAAACTGCCCCGGCGGAAAGGGAACGCCCATTCCCAAATTTGACGCTTCCTGGTAG
- a CDS encoding tetratricopeptide repeat protein, translating into MSIKSALIISGAVLAAALGVYWIAAPREASPEELYRQYMELSPFEQFDQKEKLLKKTAQAGCVPAMRQMADHNFISKNDLKAEEYNYWIKKAADHGSPQAQYEAFTECISENPSEVLAYLIQADRQSYAPASLELGRLYACGDEEYGIMRDERKAMEFYQKAAALNNPEALYLLYVMGKLEIPSREEAERHPDAYARYLQQAQRQKAFPIMPAAMDGEVPANRQSRERIREVLKTYLPQNLKAVEWIQQNYR; encoded by the coding sequence GTGAGCATTAAATCCGCACTAATCATTTCAGGAGCCGTTCTCGCTGCCGCCCTGGGCGTTTACTGGATAGCCGCCCCGCGGGAAGCCTCCCCCGAGGAACTGTACCGGCAATACATGGAGCTCTCCCCCTTTGAGCAATTTGACCAGAAGGAGAAACTGCTGAAAAAAACGGCGCAGGCTGGCTGCGTTCCCGCCATGCGCCAAATGGCGGATCATAACTTCATCTCCAAAAACGATCTCAAAGCCGAGGAATACAATTACTGGATCAAAAAAGCGGCGGACCATGGAAGCCCGCAGGCCCAGTATGAAGCTTTCACGGAATGCATTTCCGAAAACCCTTCCGAGGTCCTCGCTTATCTGATACAGGCGGACAGGCAGTCTTACGCTCCCGCCTCCCTGGAACTGGGACGGCTGTATGCCTGCGGAGACGAAGAATACGGCATCATGCGGGATGAACGGAAAGCCATGGAGTTTTACCAAAAAGCCGCCGCGCTGAATAACCCGGAAGCCCTTTACCTGCTCTACGTGATGGGAAAACTGGAAATTCCGTCCAGGGAGGAAGCGGAACGGCACCCGGACGCCTATGCCCGCTATCTTCAACAGGCGCAGCGGCAGAAAGCGTTCCCGATCATGCCTGCCGCCATGGACGGAGAGGTCCCCGCGAACCGTCAATCCAGGGAGCGTATCAGGGAAGTTTTAAAAACCTACCTGCCGCAAAACCTGAAAGCCGTTGAATGGATTCAACAAAACTACAGGTGA
- the metK gene encoding methionine adenosyltransferase: MSKNNPHIFTSESVGEGHPDKVADYISDSILDACLAQDKTSRVACETLVKSNMVIIAGELTTKAVINPEKIARQAIREIGYCNRQDDDVFHADTVFFTNLLTEQSPDIAQGVDAREAEGKGHAEQGAGDQGIMFGFATNETPELLPAPIVFAHKLLIELAKRRKRGHVDWLRPDCKSQVAVAYDEAGSPVHIENVVISTQHTEEVDHDTIYNYCVRLIKTVLPAELLDDRTEYFINPTGKFVVGGPHGDSGLTGRKIIVDTYGGMGRHGGGAFSGKDPSKVDRSAAYMCRWVAKHIVAAGLADKCELQVAYAIGYPTPVSIRVDTFGTGKVEEKAIESALEGIFSFKPADMVEQLDLLRPIYRKTTHYGHFTNPELPWEQLDETRLASLKQLLH, from the coding sequence ATGAGTAAAAACAACCCTCACATCTTCACGTCGGAATCCGTTGGAGAAGGCCATCCGGACAAGGTGGCCGACTACATTTCCGACTCTATTTTAGACGCCTGCCTGGCTCAAGACAAAACTAGCCGCGTCGCGTGCGAAACTTTGGTGAAGAGCAACATGGTCATCATCGCCGGAGAGCTGACGACCAAGGCGGTGATTAACCCGGAAAAGATCGCCCGCCAAGCCATCCGGGAGATCGGGTATTGCAACCGGCAGGATGACGACGTGTTCCACGCGGATACCGTCTTTTTCACGAACCTGCTCACGGAACAGTCTCCGGACATCGCCCAGGGCGTGGACGCCCGGGAGGCGGAGGGCAAGGGCCACGCGGAACAGGGCGCCGGGGACCAGGGCATCATGTTTGGCTTCGCGACGAACGAGACGCCGGAGCTGCTGCCGGCCCCCATCGTGTTCGCCCACAAGCTGCTCATTGAACTGGCCAAGCGCCGCAAACGCGGGCATGTGGACTGGCTGCGCCCGGATTGCAAGTCCCAGGTGGCGGTGGCTTATGATGAAGCCGGAAGTCCTGTCCATATTGAAAACGTGGTCATCTCTACCCAGCACACGGAGGAAGTGGACCATGATACGATTTACAATTACTGCGTCAGACTCATTAAGACTGTGCTCCCTGCGGAACTGCTGGATGACAGGACGGAGTATTTCATCAATCCCACGGGTAAATTCGTGGTGGGCGGCCCCCACGGGGATTCCGGCCTGACGGGCCGCAAGATCATTGTGGATACGTACGGCGGCATGGGCCGCCACGGCGGCGGCGCCTTCTCCGGGAAGGACCCATCCAAGGTGGACCGTTCCGCGGCGTACATGTGCCGCTGGGTTGCCAAGCACATTGTGGCCGCCGGGCTGGCGGACAAGTGTGAATTGCAGGTGGCCTACGCCATCGGCTACCCCACCCCCGTTTCCATCCGGGTGGACACCTTCGGCACCGGAAAGGTGGAGGAAAAGGCCATTGAAAGCGCGCTGGAAGGCATTTTCTCCTTCAAGCCCGCGGACATGGTGGAGCAGCTCGACCTGCTGCGGCCCATCTACCGCAAGACGACGCACTACGGGCATTTCACCAATCCGGAGCTTCCCTGGGAGCAACTGGACGAAACGCGCCTTGCCTCCCTGAAACAACTTCTTCATTAA